One segment of Mycolicibacterium neworleansense DNA contains the following:
- a CDS encoding serine hydrolase domain-containing protein has translation MSAADVLKLIDDWPVDAAAAAVVGPSGVLAGHGDLSKAFTLASVTKPLVARAVQVAIEEGAVELDTPAGPPGSTIRHLLAHASGVAMRSAEVLAQPGQRRIYSNYGFELLARAVEAAADIEFGNYLTEAVFEPLQMSASTLLGGAEAAGFGGVSTVADLAMFARELLRPGLVSQQLHDEAVTVQFGGLDGVLPGFGVQRPNDWGLGFELRDDKSPHWTGSANSPRTFGHFGQSGTFLWVDPAADLALVVLTDRDFGDWSYPLWPAISDGVLRENGTD, from the coding sequence ATGAGCGCTGCCGATGTCCTCAAGCTGATCGACGATTGGCCGGTCGACGCGGCGGCCGCAGCGGTGGTCGGCCCGTCCGGTGTGCTGGCCGGCCATGGTGACCTGAGCAAGGCCTTCACGCTGGCCTCGGTGACCAAACCACTGGTGGCCCGTGCCGTTCAGGTCGCGATCGAAGAGGGCGCCGTCGAACTCGACACCCCGGCCGGCCCGCCCGGTTCGACGATCCGTCATCTGTTGGCGCACGCATCGGGGGTGGCCATGCGGTCGGCCGAGGTGCTGGCCCAACCCGGACAGCGACGCATCTATTCGAACTACGGATTCGAACTGCTGGCGCGTGCGGTCGAGGCCGCCGCCGACATCGAGTTCGGCAACTATCTGACCGAGGCGGTGTTCGAGCCGCTGCAGATGTCGGCTTCCACGTTGCTGGGTGGGGCCGAGGCGGCCGGGTTCGGCGGAGTGTCGACGGTGGCCGACCTGGCGATGTTCGCCCGGGAGCTGTTGCGGCCGGGTTTGGTGTCCCAGCAATTGCACGATGAGGCGGTGACCGTGCAGTTCGGCGGCCTTGACGGGGTGCTGCCGGGGTTCGGTGTGCAGCGGCCCAACGACTGGGGGCTGGGCTTCGAGCTCCGGGACGACAAATCGCCGCACTGGACCGGCTCGGCAAACTCGCCACGTACGTTCGGGCACTTCGGCCAGTCGGGGACGTTCCTGTGGGTCGATCCGGCCGCTGACCTGGCCTTGGTGGTACTGACCGACCGCGATTTCGGGGACTGGAGCTACCCGCTGTGGCCCGCGATATCTGATGGAGTGCTGAGAGAAAACGGCACAGACTAG
- a CDS encoding alpha/beta hydrolase, whose amino-acid sequence MVLPAAALSTRRPSRRSRACYAIARRTLLVQVRRSVAYQGDRAVEDRLASIGRRIDALARLQRLRPRRGLRTSRITLGRVTVETVRTAESAHRALSDGVILYLHGGGFFLGGFDTHSHVVVALARRTQLPVVHVEYRQHPDVTVDESVADCLRVYRWLMDQGADPATTVVAGDSAGGFLSFATVLAAAAQGMGTPAGVIGVSPLLELDGERRSGHPNFAEDRMGIGLALPMIVECVGPKNSDGHALSPVNGVLTDFPPSLIIAAESEALRCDAERMHEVLTDAGRSCTLKVWPGQLHAFPAFLPFLPESREARDCMVEFIQDCLGTSKRSAPATADTVTGSGSAKSPSA is encoded by the coding sequence ATGGTATTACCGGCCGCCGCGCTGTCGACACGACGCCCCAGTCGCAGATCCCGAGCGTGCTACGCCATCGCCCGCCGAACGCTGCTGGTGCAGGTACGTAGATCAGTTGCCTACCAAGGGGATCGGGCCGTCGAGGATCGCCTGGCCTCGATCGGGCGTCGCATCGACGCGCTCGCGCGGTTGCAGCGCCTCCGTCCGCGGCGCGGGCTGCGGACCAGCCGCATCACGCTCGGCCGGGTCACCGTCGAGACCGTCCGTACCGCGGAATCGGCTCACCGTGCGCTCTCGGACGGCGTCATCCTCTACCTGCACGGCGGAGGATTCTTCCTCGGCGGCTTCGACACCCACTCGCATGTCGTCGTCGCGCTTGCCCGCCGGACACAACTGCCCGTGGTGCATGTCGAATACCGCCAGCACCCCGATGTGACCGTCGACGAGTCCGTCGCGGACTGCCTGCGCGTATACCGCTGGTTGATGGATCAGGGTGCGGACCCGGCCACCACGGTCGTGGCCGGTGACTCGGCCGGCGGATTCCTGTCATTCGCAACTGTTCTCGCCGCTGCGGCGCAGGGGATGGGCACACCGGCCGGCGTCATCGGAGTCAGCCCACTGCTCGAACTCGACGGGGAACGCCGCTCCGGCCATCCCAACTTCGCCGAGGACCGGATGGGGATCGGCCTTGCCCTTCCGATGATCGTCGAATGCGTGGGCCCGAAGAACTCGGACGGGCATGCCCTGTCACCGGTCAACGGGGTACTCACCGATTTCCCGCCGAGTCTGATCATCGCGGCGGAATCCGAGGCGCTGCGTTGTGACGCCGAACGCATGCATGAGGTGCTGACCGATGCGGGGCGGTCGTGCACCCTCAAGGTCTGGCCCGGTCAGCTCCACGCCTTCCCGGCGTTCCTGCCGTTTCTGCCGGAGAGCCGTGAGGCCCGCGACTGCATGGTCGAGTTCATTCAGGACTGCTTGGGCACCAGCAAGCGCAGCGCACCCGCCACCGCGGACACCGTGACGGGCAGCGGGAGCGCGAAATCCCCGTCGGCGTAG
- a CDS encoding DUF4185 domain-containing protein yields the protein MESTKYIGRVGALAVALGIGTALTSGTGIAWAEGGSGDPGKSSAGSSDGTTSSSAEKKTPSKPSKTKKPGATPSDTLSRIGERVRKEVESGLDDIGDAIKKTQSRLDSTRTPQRSRTSKVRSKIQGTITDTPATGPRLKRTEPADTVDVRLQETTEDITERSRDAFSTLRTPVTTLDVPAASPDKTVVPISAPEPAVPKITAPPVVTALLSAAGLSPFGAGTSPVAPAQSPALWAMMAWTRREFERSMNPLSSRVISANDAASVVAEGEIQPMAAVSPDTAAQTDDLTPKPQVPASLANYTEKLGWVTGPGYTDHWYVAGTDLGIMWNSGYTDPATGKAIIYTLFGDTYSGPGMTGDWRNNVLFRSIDTDLSNGLQFSDALIHAGAGPGVPGTPTWYGTGGAPAGAAQIIYDPGQDGLFGRTYTMIPTSAIAIKDDPTAEGGYTQYATVMSIRTWDNPGSWTTNYSGIAYSTDGGKTWTVDPDTIRSSGWFRAGPAYVPGDEHFQQNALVMSDDPTDPYVYVYGTPSGRQGSAYVARVEKDQITNLDAYEYWAGEDSSGAGQWVSGDPSAAVPVFGSSRTDFLPTVYRVADFFTFGLFTKIANGIWVGGLPTGGNVSEMSVQYNEYLGKYVVLYTDGGNNVVMRVSDSPQGEWSDTTTLVNNNLTSNTGMYAPMVHPMSGTDYFNKVDANGNVVEDNSQYLYYNLSYWGAYNVQLMQTDVSTMKTVSV from the coding sequence ATGGAATCGACCAAATACATCGGCCGCGTCGGTGCGCTGGCCGTTGCTCTCGGCATCGGAACGGCACTGACCTCCGGGACCGGAATCGCCTGGGCCGAAGGCGGATCGGGCGATCCTGGCAAATCGAGCGCGGGGAGCTCCGACGGCACCACCTCGAGTTCGGCGGAGAAGAAGACTCCGAGCAAACCCTCGAAGACCAAGAAACCCGGTGCCACACCTTCCGACACGCTGTCGAGGATCGGCGAGCGGGTCCGCAAGGAGGTCGAGTCCGGCCTGGACGACATCGGTGACGCCATCAAGAAGACACAGAGCCGGCTGGACTCCACGCGCACTCCGCAGCGGAGCCGGACGAGCAAGGTCCGGAGCAAGATTCAGGGCACCATCACCGACACCCCCGCCACCGGGCCACGGCTGAAGCGCACCGAACCTGCCGACACCGTGGACGTACGGCTGCAGGAGACCACCGAGGACATCACCGAGCGCAGCCGCGACGCGTTCTCGACGCTGCGCACACCGGTGACCACACTCGACGTCCCGGCCGCGTCACCGGACAAGACCGTCGTGCCCATCTCCGCGCCCGAGCCCGCCGTTCCGAAGATCACCGCTCCGCCAGTGGTCACGGCGCTGCTGAGCGCCGCCGGCCTGTCCCCGTTCGGTGCCGGGACCAGCCCCGTGGCACCCGCTCAGTCCCCCGCCCTGTGGGCCATGATGGCCTGGACGCGTAGGGAATTCGAGCGGTCGATGAACCCGTTGAGTTCCCGCGTCATCTCGGCCAACGACGCCGCCTCGGTGGTCGCCGAGGGAGAGATCCAGCCGATGGCCGCGGTCAGCCCTGATACGGCCGCACAGACCGATGACCTGACCCCCAAGCCTCAGGTTCCGGCGTCGCTGGCGAATTACACCGAAAAGCTCGGTTGGGTCACCGGGCCCGGCTACACGGACCACTGGTACGTCGCGGGCACGGATCTGGGCATCATGTGGAACAGCGGCTACACCGATCCCGCGACCGGAAAAGCAATCATCTACACGCTGTTCGGCGACACTTACAGCGGGCCGGGAATGACCGGCGACTGGCGCAACAACGTGTTGTTCCGCTCCATCGACACCGATCTGTCCAACGGTCTTCAGTTCAGCGACGCGCTGATCCACGCGGGCGCGGGACCCGGCGTCCCGGGCACACCGACGTGGTACGGCACCGGCGGCGCCCCGGCGGGAGCCGCCCAGATCATCTACGACCCGGGGCAAGACGGGCTCTTCGGCCGGACTTACACGATGATCCCGACCTCGGCGATCGCGATCAAGGATGACCCCACTGCCGAAGGCGGCTACACGCAGTACGCCACCGTGATGTCGATCCGCACCTGGGACAACCCGGGCAGCTGGACCACCAACTACTCCGGAATCGCCTACTCCACGGACGGCGGCAAAACCTGGACGGTCGACCCGGACACCATCCGTTCGTCGGGCTGGTTCCGCGCGGGCCCGGCCTATGTCCCCGGTGACGAACACTTCCAGCAGAACGCCCTGGTGATGTCGGACGACCCGACCGATCCCTATGTCTATGTGTACGGGACACCGTCGGGCAGGCAGGGTTCGGCGTATGTGGCCCGGGTCGAGAAGGATCAGATCACCAACCTGGATGCGTATGAGTACTGGGCGGGTGAGGATTCCAGCGGTGCCGGGCAGTGGGTCTCCGGTGATCCATCGGCGGCGGTGCCGGTGTTCGGTTCCAGCAGAACCGATTTCCTGCCGACGGTGTACCGGGTCGCGGATTTCTTCACGTTCGGGCTGTTCACCAAGATCGCGAACGGTATCTGGGTCGGCGGCCTGCCCACGGGCGGCAACGTCAGCGAGATGTCGGTGCAGTACAACGAGTACCTGGGCAAGTACGTGGTGCTCTACACCGATGGCGGCAACAATGTGGTGATGCGGGTATCCGATTCACCGCAGGGTGAATGGTCGGATACCACGACGCTGGTGAACAACAACCTGACGTCCAACACCGGCATGTACGCGCCCATGGTCCACCCGATGTCGGGCACCGATTACTTCAACAAGGTCGACGCCAACGGCAATGTCGTGGAGGACAACTCGCAGTACCTGTACTACAACCTTTCCTACTGGGGTGCGTACAACGTGCAGTTGATGCAGACCGACGTGTCCACGATGAAGACCGTCTCGGTGTAG
- a CDS encoding chemotaxis protein CheY: MVDDRTQLLVVARSAYRRNDWRTSYESFSRVDGVQTLDTDDLAVYASAAWRQGHGRESVRINEQVHTRLLRTDPVQAAMKAAELGLAWLARGHLALARSWGQRAQVLLDGVPETTAHGYLAYLLAVIAADAGEPEHFDTATRQLAVIAKNLDDAALRTLAQALTGTAAVAAGDPAGSRALDQVLLPVLDEPVPVEWAADVYRRALTLAHRQGAGDRVASWAQSMQRWCDATEPESTQSAYRAVCDVHRLSVVADPDPRDLVRRVVGLRRLVADVDAVAASMVEELLSRNLGDHR, from the coding sequence GTGGTCGACGATCGAACCCAATTGCTGGTGGTCGCACGCTCGGCGTATCGGCGAAATGACTGGCGCACCAGCTATGAATCCTTCAGCCGCGTCGACGGGGTGCAGACCCTCGACACCGATGATCTTGCCGTATACGCGTCGGCAGCCTGGCGTCAGGGGCACGGCCGCGAATCCGTGCGGATCAACGAACAGGTGCACACCCGCCTATTGCGTACCGACCCCGTGCAGGCGGCGATGAAGGCCGCCGAACTCGGCCTGGCCTGGCTGGCCCGCGGTCACCTTGCGCTGGCCCGCAGTTGGGGGCAAAGAGCGCAGGTTCTGCTCGACGGCGTTCCCGAGACCACCGCGCACGGTTACCTGGCGTACCTGCTCGCGGTGATCGCGGCCGACGCCGGCGAGCCCGAACACTTCGATACTGCGACACGCCAATTGGCGGTCATCGCGAAGAACTTGGACGATGCCGCCCTGCGCACGCTGGCGCAGGCGCTCACCGGCACGGCCGCCGTGGCCGCAGGCGATCCTGCCGGCTCCCGGGCCCTCGATCAGGTGCTGCTGCCGGTGCTGGACGAGCCGGTGCCGGTGGAATGGGCCGCCGATGTCTACCGGCGCGCGCTGACCCTGGCGCACCGGCAGGGCGCAGGTGACCGCGTCGCCTCCTGGGCGCAATCCATGCAGCGCTGGTGTGACGCCACCGAGCCGGAATCGACCCAGTCGGCATATCGTGCGGTGTGCGACGTGCACCGCCTGTCGGTAGTCGCCGATCCGGACCCGCGGGATCTGGTTCGGCGGGTGGTCGGTCTGCGCCGGCTCGTGGCCGATGTGGATGCCGTGGCCGCGAGCATGGTCGAGGAACTGCTTTCCCGGAACCTGGGGGACCACCGATAG
- a CDS encoding diacylglycerol kinase translates to MKQVTVLTNPMSGHGNAPHAAERAVAQFQRRGIDVCAIVGTDAAHARRLVDEALDRGTDALVVVGGDGVISLALQALATGDVPLGIVPAGTGNDHAREYRLPTGDPEAAADIVADGHTETVDLGRIVDTSGAVKWFGTVMAAGFDSLVSDRTNRMRWPHGRMRYNVAMLAEISKLRLLPFRLTFDDGPEIRTDLTLAAFGNTRSYGGGMLICPGADHSDGLLDVTMITSASRTRLVRLFPTVFKGTHVDLDEVTTKRAKTIHVECPGINAYADGDFALPLPVTVSAVAGALRLLVPKQS, encoded by the coding sequence GTGAAGCAGGTCACGGTCCTGACCAATCCCATGTCGGGGCACGGGAATGCGCCGCACGCGGCCGAACGGGCTGTCGCGCAGTTCCAGCGGCGCGGTATCGATGTGTGCGCGATCGTCGGGACCGACGCCGCCCATGCCCGCCGCCTGGTCGACGAGGCGCTCGACCGCGGCACCGACGCCCTGGTGGTGGTCGGCGGCGACGGGGTGATCTCGCTCGCCCTGCAGGCGCTGGCCACCGGAGACGTCCCGCTGGGCATCGTGCCCGCCGGCACCGGCAACGACCATGCCCGCGAATACCGGTTACCGACAGGCGATCCCGAGGCCGCAGCCGACATCGTCGCCGACGGTCACACCGAGACGGTCGACCTCGGCCGCATCGTGGATACCTCTGGCGCGGTCAAGTGGTTCGGCACCGTGATGGCCGCCGGGTTCGATTCCCTGGTCAGCGACCGGACCAACCGGATGCGCTGGCCCCACGGGCGAATGCGCTACAACGTCGCGATGCTCGCCGAGATCTCGAAGCTACGGCTGCTGCCGTTCCGGCTGACTTTCGACGACGGCCCGGAGATCCGCACCGACCTCACCCTGGCCGCGTTCGGCAACACCCGCAGCTATGGCGGCGGCATGTTGATCTGTCCCGGCGCCGACCACTCGGACGGGCTGCTCGACGTCACGATGATCACATCGGCGTCCCGCACGAGATTGGTCCGCCTGTTCCCCACCGTTTTCAAGGGCACTCATGTCGATCTCGACGAGGTGACCACCAAGCGCGCCAAGACAATCCACGTGGAATGCCCAGGCATCAACGCCTACGCCGACGGGGATTTCGCGCTCCCGCTGCCCGTCACGGTGTCCGCGGTGGCGGGTGCGCTGCGCTTGCTGGTGCCCAAGCAGTCCTGA
- a CDS encoding patatin-like phospholipase family protein: MTTALVIGCGGTIGGAWTVAALHALAEQTGWDPREAAIMQGTSAGAELITMLGGGATVSDLVAMQRGTSADERLRRHVADTPAGLPPVPAPRLLNPRLLGSQRGLAAATGIAPVGRANPDWLQRLADGFSGASGWLPHAGVRMVAFDYQRGERVAFGAPGAPVATVGEALRASWAVPGWMPPVTIGGRHFVDGGAASTASVDLIGRDEADVIYVITPMASEPGMRAPGFGGRLEHALLRRPMSAGLDREVAAVRARGTQVVVIRPDAADLAGLGSHFMRRGRRRSAFEASMRTAPATVRRALVVGEEAR, from the coding sequence ATGACCACGGCACTGGTGATCGGCTGTGGTGGCACCATCGGCGGTGCCTGGACGGTCGCGGCACTGCACGCCCTTGCCGAACAGACGGGGTGGGATCCGCGCGAGGCCGCGATAATGCAGGGCACGTCGGCCGGAGCCGAGCTCATCACGATGCTGGGCGGCGGCGCCACGGTGAGCGACCTTGTCGCCATGCAGCGCGGCACCTCCGCCGACGAGCGTCTGCGCCGGCATGTCGCGGACACTCCAGCCGGCCTGCCGCCCGTCCCGGCACCCCGCCTGCTCAACCCGCGACTGCTCGGCAGTCAACGAGGTCTCGCCGCCGCCACCGGCATCGCTCCCGTGGGGCGTGCCAATCCAGACTGGTTGCAGCGCCTGGCCGACGGGTTCTCGGGCGCCTCGGGGTGGCTGCCCCACGCCGGTGTCCGGATGGTCGCCTTCGACTACCAGCGTGGCGAGCGCGTCGCATTCGGGGCGCCCGGCGCACCTGTGGCCACCGTGGGCGAAGCGCTACGCGCGTCCTGGGCGGTGCCGGGATGGATGCCACCGGTCACCATCGGCGGCAGGCACTTCGTCGACGGCGGCGCCGCGTCGACCGCGTCGGTCGATCTGATCGGCCGCGACGAGGCAGACGTCATCTACGTCATCACTCCCATGGCCTCCGAACCGGGTATGCGGGCACCGGGATTCGGCGGAAGGCTGGAGCATGCACTGCTGCGCCGACCGATGTCGGCCGGGCTGGACCGCGAAGTGGCCGCGGTGCGGGCGCGTGGCACGCAGGTCGTCGTCATCCGGCCCGATGCGGCGGATCTGGCCGGGCTCGGTTCACATTTCATGCGGCGCGGCCGACGACGGTCGGCATTCGAGGCGTCGATGCGCACCGCACCTGCAACGGTCCGGCGGGCGCTCGTCGTCGGCGAGGAGGCCCGATGA
- a CDS encoding SDR family oxidoreductase: MTGAVVIVTGGARGIGAKTAELFSARGATVWIGDVDADVAATTAAGLPRCRAAYLDVTSRSSWERFVADAVRESGSVDILVNNAGVMPLGAFDAESEATTDLILDVNVRGVLNGMRTVVPSMVARGHGHVVNVASMAGMIPIPGMVTYNASKFAALGASLAARREYAGTGVSVSAVLPSAVRTELASGVPLGNGLPTVDPDDVARAILKTVRTHAARTSVPGWVAPGWALVDALVPEFLQRAVRGKVDDRRALTAVDEHGRFTYVQRLERQSKSHATQRDSEATP; the protein is encoded by the coding sequence ATGACCGGGGCGGTGGTGATCGTCACCGGCGGGGCACGCGGCATTGGCGCCAAGACGGCGGAGCTGTTCTCCGCCCGTGGTGCCACAGTATGGATCGGCGATGTCGACGCCGATGTGGCGGCCACGACCGCAGCCGGTCTCCCCCGCTGCCGGGCGGCCTACCTCGATGTCACGTCGCGGTCGTCGTGGGAGCGCTTCGTGGCCGACGCTGTCCGGGAATCGGGCAGTGTCGACATCTTGGTCAACAACGCCGGGGTCATGCCACTTGGTGCGTTCGACGCCGAATCCGAGGCGACGACCGATCTCATCCTCGACGTCAACGTGCGAGGGGTCCTCAACGGCATGCGCACCGTCGTCCCGTCGATGGTGGCGCGCGGTCACGGTCACGTGGTCAATGTGGCGTCGATGGCAGGCATGATCCCGATCCCGGGCATGGTGACCTACAACGCCAGCAAGTTCGCCGCACTGGGCGCTTCGCTGGCTGCCCGACGTGAGTACGCAGGCACGGGGGTCTCGGTGTCGGCCGTACTGCCGTCAGCGGTCCGCACCGAACTCGCCTCGGGTGTGCCACTCGGAAACGGTCTGCCCACAGTGGATCCCGATGACGTCGCGCGGGCGATCCTCAAGACTGTCCGCACCCACGCCGCCCGGACCTCGGTGCCGGGTTGGGTCGCTCCCGGGTGGGCCCTCGTCGATGCCCTGGTGCCCGAATTTCTTCAACGCGCGGTACGAGGCAAGGTCGACGACCGCCGCGCCCTGACCGCCGTCGACGAGCACGGCCGCTTTACCTATGTCCAGCGTCTCGAACGGCAGTCGAAATCTCATGCGACACAGCGTGATTCCGAGGCGACACCATGA
- a CDS encoding DUF3145 domain-containing protein: MRASNQFADAATGVVYVHASPAAVCPHVEWALSSTLSARANLKWTPQPAMPGQLRAVTNWIGPVGTGAQLANALRSWSVLRFEVTEDPSAGVDGHRWCHTPQLGLWSGAMSANGDVMVGEMRLRSLMAGGADMLAAELDTVLGTAWDEALEPYRNGGDGAEVSWLSRGVG; encoded by the coding sequence ATGCGTGCGTCGAACCAGTTCGCCGACGCGGCGACGGGCGTGGTGTATGTCCATGCCTCACCCGCGGCGGTTTGCCCGCATGTTGAGTGGGCGTTGTCGTCGACCCTGTCGGCGCGGGCGAACCTGAAGTGGACCCCGCAACCGGCCATGCCTGGCCAGTTGCGCGCGGTGACCAACTGGATCGGGCCCGTCGGCACCGGGGCGCAGCTGGCAAATGCCCTGCGCTCCTGGTCAGTGCTGCGCTTCGAGGTGACCGAGGACCCCAGCGCCGGCGTGGACGGGCACCGCTGGTGCCATACCCCGCAGCTGGGCCTGTGGAGCGGCGCGATGAGCGCCAACGGCGACGTTATGGTCGGCGAGATGCGACTGCGTTCGCTGATGGCCGGCGGCGCTGACATGCTGGCCGCCGAACTCGACACCGTGCTGGGCACCGCGTGGGACGAGGCCCTCGAGCCCTACCGCAACGGCGGTGATGGCGCTGAGGTCTCCTGGCTGAGCCGGGGCGTGGGGTAG
- a CDS encoding TetR/AcrR family transcriptional regulator codes for MPRLTRAQRQEQTRAELLQAAKRRFLSHGYAATSLEDIADDAGFSKGAVYSNFGSKPNLCRDVLELIHREKFAEMAELAISDAELDSRVAALSAWLERTAGDVGWTMLELEFAVLSRNNPELAEMITALRNEAAQMVIDVLQSMSAELGLTEAQLEHSEVAASLEDLGNLLLSAGIGLGIQRAIDPSVPARPFTDAFGHLVKLLAALGSPK; via the coding sequence ATGCCGCGGCTGACCAGGGCTCAACGCCAGGAACAGACGCGGGCTGAACTCCTGCAGGCCGCCAAGCGGCGCTTCCTGAGCCACGGTTATGCCGCCACGAGCCTCGAAGACATCGCCGACGACGCGGGCTTTTCCAAAGGTGCGGTGTACTCCAACTTCGGCAGCAAGCCGAACCTCTGCCGCGATGTCCTCGAGCTGATCCACCGCGAGAAGTTCGCCGAGATGGCCGAACTCGCGATCTCCGATGCCGAGCTGGACAGCCGCGTGGCGGCCCTGAGCGCCTGGCTGGAGCGCACCGCGGGTGATGTCGGCTGGACCATGCTCGAGCTCGAATTCGCGGTGCTGTCTCGGAACAATCCCGAACTCGCCGAAATGATCACGGCATTGCGCAACGAGGCCGCACAGATGGTCATCGACGTACTGCAGTCGATGTCAGCCGAACTCGGCCTCACCGAAGCGCAATTGGAGCACAGTGAGGTCGCGGCGAGCCTGGAGGATCTCGGCAACCTGCTGCTCAGCGCTGGGATCGGCCTCGGCATCCAGCGGGCCATCGACCCATCGGTGCCGGCCCGGCCGTTCACCGACGCATTCGGGCATCTGGTGAAACTGCTTGCCGCCCTGGGATCGCCGAAGTAA
- a CDS encoding flavin-containing monooxygenase — MSREARVVIIGAGMAGIATAYTLKQAGFTNFTILEKGSDVGGVWHWNRYPGLTCDVPSQIYQFSFAPKPDWSHIWANGGDIQRYHRDVVERFGLDAHLRCNTEVTEARYDSTTTSWTLTTRDGDTLTADFVICATGVLHHPSVPEIPGMETFGGPIVHTARWDPDVATDGRRIAVIGTGSTGVQVVSALQPKARALLHFARSPQWILWAPMSLRQSSVLAKVLRRRPGWHDFLFRRLQWGAGILADVVTTPSWRRKLVQAYARWSLAAQVRDRALRAKLTPDYEPLCKRQVVSGSYYRAIKRPNASLIDDPIAEFTATGIRTADGTHHDVDVVVLATGFQAHNYMRPMTVVGRDGITLDDAWVKGPRAYRMTAIPGFPNLFTVLGPNSPTGSIPLQYSAELTAGYIVAWLKRFENGEVSEVEVTEQATDEFNAAVADGLGPTVWNTGCNSWYITDAGTIDLWPFDRSTLTRMLSEPDPAHYRIR, encoded by the coding sequence ATGAGTCGCGAGGCCCGCGTCGTCATCATCGGCGCCGGGATGGCAGGCATCGCCACGGCCTACACGCTCAAACAGGCCGGATTCACCAATTTCACGATCCTGGAAAAGGGTTCGGACGTCGGTGGCGTCTGGCACTGGAACCGCTACCCCGGACTGACTTGCGACGTCCCGTCGCAGATCTACCAGTTCTCGTTCGCACCCAAACCGGACTGGAGCCACATCTGGGCCAACGGCGGTGACATCCAGCGCTATCACCGCGACGTCGTGGAACGATTCGGGCTCGACGCCCATCTGCGGTGCAATACCGAAGTCACCGAGGCCCGATACGACAGCACCACGACGTCGTGGACGCTCACCACACGTGACGGGGACACCCTGACCGCCGATTTCGTCATCTGCGCCACCGGGGTGTTGCATCACCCGTCGGTACCCGAGATTCCCGGCATGGAGACCTTCGGCGGACCGATCGTGCACACGGCACGGTGGGATCCGGATGTGGCGACCGACGGTCGGCGCATCGCCGTGATCGGCACGGGATCCACCGGTGTGCAGGTGGTTTCGGCTTTGCAGCCGAAGGCCCGGGCACTGCTGCACTTCGCTCGGTCACCGCAGTGGATCCTGTGGGCACCGATGTCGCTGCGGCAGTCGTCGGTACTGGCGAAGGTGTTGCGCCGGCGCCCTGGATGGCATGACTTCCTGTTCCGGCGGCTGCAATGGGGAGCGGGGATCCTCGCCGATGTCGTCACCACGCCGTCGTGGCGGCGCAAGTTGGTGCAGGCCTACGCCCGGTGGAGTCTGGCCGCCCAGGTCCGCGACCGTGCGCTGCGCGCGAAGCTGACCCCGGACTACGAGCCGCTGTGTAAACGGCAGGTGGTCTCGGGCTCGTACTACCGCGCCATCAAGCGGCCCAACGCCAGCCTGATCGACGATCCCATCGCGGAGTTCACCGCTACCGGTATCCGCACTGCCGACGGCACTCACCACGATGTGGATGTCGTGGTGCTGGCCACCGGATTTCAGGCGCACAACTACATGCGGCCCATGACGGTCGTGGGCCGCGACGGCATCACGCTCGATGATGCCTGGGTCAAGGGCCCCCGGGCGTACCGCATGACCGCAATCCCTGGGTTCCCGAACCTGTTCACCGTGCTGGGCCCGAACTCGCCGACCGGGTCGATCCCGCTGCAGTACTCGGCCGAGCTCACCGCCGGCTACATCGTGGCCTGGCTCAAGCGGTTCGAGAACGGCGAGGTCTCCGAAGTCGAGGTCACCGAACAGGCCACCGACGAATTCAACGCCGCGGTCGCCGACGGGCTCGGGCCGACGGTATGGAACACCGGGTGCAATTCCTGGTACATCACCGACGCCGGAACCATCGACCTGTGGCCGTTCGACCGGTCCACCCTCACCCGCATGCTGTCCGAGCCTGATCCCGCTCACTACCGGATCAGGTGA